From Coffea arabica cultivar ET-39 chromosome 9c, Coffea Arabica ET-39 HiFi, whole genome shotgun sequence, one genomic window encodes:
- the LOC113708172 gene encoding pectinesterase inhibitor: MASLFNTSPMLIFFFLFLISVVPSSIANKPDIQHKICSKTSNPQECLNLKHVKTSKTLEAITKASIVVALQQAKDIHTKINAVSKKEKDKFLNNLYWHCSKNYNDAIRDLTIAKRSFNSYQFDNIPIETVDAEQEVQACKTVFLAAKRDPANLKNGNEKFYLLAQIARQSSEELVKKISGL, from the coding sequence ATGGCCTCTTTGTTCAACACTTCCCCCATGCTGATTTTCTTCTTCCTGTTCTTGATCTCTGTTGTTCCCTCTTCAATAGCCAATAAGCCTGATATCCAGCATAAAATTTGCTCCAAAACATCAAACCCTCAAGAATGTTTGAACCTCAAACATGTCAAGACTTCCAAAACTTTGGAAGCCATAACTAAAGCCTCAATTGTTGTGGCACTACAGCAGGCTAAAGATATCCATACTAAGATCAATGCAGTttccaagaaagaaaaagataaatttttgaacaatTTGTATTGGCATTGCTCCAAGAACTATAACGATGCCATTCGTGATCTTACAATTGCCAAGAGGAGTTTCAATTCTTATCAATTCGACAACATTCCAATTGAGACAGTTGATGCTGAGCAAGAAGTTCAAGCTTGTAAGACAGTCTTCCTTGCAGCAAAGCGTGATCCTGCAAATTTAAAGAACGGGAATGAGAAATTTTATCTGCTTGCTCAGATTGCAAGGCAAAGTTCCGAAGAGCTTGTCAAGAAAATAAGTGGGCTTTGA